A genomic segment from Aspergillus puulaauensis MK2 DNA, chromosome 1, nearly complete sequence encodes:
- the alg3 gene encoding dolichyl-P-Man:Man(5)GlcNAc(2)-PP-dolichol alpha-1,3-mannosyltransferase (CAZy:GT58;~COG:G;~EggNog:ENOG410PJ0Q;~InterPro:IPR007873;~PFAM:PF05208;~TransMembrane:8 (i104-124o144-166i173-202o208-229i288-308o328-353i360-388o400-418i);~go_function: GO:0000030 - mannosyltransferase activity [Evidence IEA]), translated as MGLIQLVSELCSNPKHTRWIAPLLNIGDGLLCALIIWKVPCELDTEIDWTTYMQQIQTYLSGERDYTLIKGSTGPLVYPAAHVYSYALFHNLTDEGRDIAFGQIIFAFLYLITLTIVMACYRRVGAPPYLFPLLVLSKRLHSVYMLRLFNDGLAALAMWGAIWLFINRKWTPAVILWSLGLGVKMTLILLAPAVIVVLALSLSIGSCIGLAILALGIQVCGYSYIGTFLHAPMDGRLTQGQVMLATPFLQANSSGYFERSFEFGRQFMFKWTVNWRFVPEEVFLSKEFWLGLVALNLLILVIFGVTSFSKPSGTNLPNFLSNFLTGRYHGVVLHPSFIMAVLLTTLAIGLLCARSIHYQFFAYLSWATPFLLWRAGYHPIFIYALWILQEWAWNVYPSTNLSSTVVVLLLCAQVFGVLKNRNTAFPTSPPRPRAKEHVQ; from the exons ATGGGTTTGATTCAATTGGTGAGCGAGCTGTGCTCAAATCCCAAACATACAAGATGGATCGCACCGCTCCTCAACATCGGCGATGGCCTGCTCTGCGCTCTCATAATTTGGAAAGTGCCTTGTGAGTTAG ATACTGAAATCGACTGGACGACGTATATGCAGCAGATACAAACATACCTCTCAGGAGAGCGCGATTATACCTTAATTAAAGGTTCCACAGGCCCCCTTGTCTACCCTGCCGCCCATGTTTACAGCTATGCATTATTCCACAACTTAACCGATGAAGGACGGGATATCGCCTTCGGCCAGATTATATTCGCTTTCCTATATTTGATCACGCTTACGATAGTTATGGCTTGTTATCGGCGAGTTGGGGCTCCACCGTACTTGTTCCCTTTGCTGGTTTTGTCCAAACGACTGCATAGCGTGTATATGCTGCGACTCTTCAACGATGggcttgcggcgctggccatGTGGGGCGCTATTTGGCTCTTTATAAATCGAAAATGGACTCCCGCGGTTATACTTTGGTcccttgggcttggtgttAAGATGACCTTGATTCTCTTGGCCCCGGCGGTTATCGTGGTGCTTGCATTGAGCTTGAGTATAGGGTCGTGCATCGGACTGGCTATTCTAGCCTTGGGTATTCAGGTTTGTGGCTACTCATACATTGGAACTTTCCTTCATGCTCCCATGGATGGCCGACTGACACAGGGACAGGTCATGCTTGCAACCCCATTCCTACAGGCGAATTCCAGCGGCTACTTTGAACGCTCTTTCGAATTTGGAAGGCAGTTTATGTTTAAGTGGACGGTAAACTGGAGATTTGTACCAGAGGAAGTATTTTTGTCCAAGGAGTTCTGGCTGGGCCTGGTAGCTTTGAATTTGCTCATACTGGTTATTTTTGGGGTCACGAGCTTCTCAAAGCCGTCCGGTACCAACTTGCCCAACTTCCTGAGCAACTTCTTGACGGGGCGATATCATGGCGTAgtcctccatccatccttCATTATGGCCGTGTTGTTGACGACCCTTGCCATCGGGTTGCTGTGTGCAAGGTCTATACACTACCAATTTTTCGCCTATCTCTCTTGGGCGACTCCTTTCCTCCTCTGGCGGGCTGGCTATCATCCAATTTTCATTTATGCACTTTGGATACTGCAGGAGTGGGCTTGGAATGTGTATCCGAGCACCAACCTCAGCTCCACCGTTGTTGTCCTCTTGCTTTGCGCCCAGGTGTTTGGCGTCCTGAAAAACAGGAATACCGCATTTCCCACTTCACCGCCAAGACCCAGAGCGAAAGAACACGTTCAGTGA
- a CDS encoding uncharacterized protein (COG:S;~EggNog:ENOG410PY4J;~SECRETED:SignalP(1-34)): protein MPPHLHPRSRSTTGLFAGTLLASLLVVGIPHVFPCPSPRRTFADSEMIITPDGQQIQRIRRRRRKDADDIPEGNILPQPSSTVADEEVSTFLQLEEEAKRFSAPGRECPVPKPTGIIGDLLGFSNRTTTQTTPDEGQQADVGR, encoded by the coding sequence ATGCCGCCTCATCTACATCCGCGGTCGCGGTCAACAACCGGCCTTTTTGCCGGCACTTTACTGGCATCCCTTTTGGTTGTCGGCATTCCACACGTATTCCCATGTCCTTCCCCGCGGCGCACCTTTGCCGATTCCGAAATGATTATCACACCCGACGGTCAACAGATTCAAAGGATACGACGAAGGAGGCGGAAGGATGCTGATGACATACCAGAAGGAAATATTCTTCCACAGCCGTCATCGACAgtggccgacgaggaggtcTCGACGTTTCTACaactggaagaggaggctaAGCGATTCTCCGCACCTGGAAGAGAATGCCCAGTGCCAAAACCGACTGGGATTATAGGCGACTTGCTAGGCTTTTCGAACCGGACGACCACGCAGACAACCCCGGATGAAGGCCAACAAGCGGATGTCGGGAGGTAA
- a CDS encoding putative C6 transcription factor (NirA) (COG:K;~EggNog:ENOG410PJZG;~InterPro:IPR036864,IPR007219,IPR001138;~PFAM:PF00172,PF04082;~TransMembrane:1 (o499-517i);~go_function: GO:0000981 - DNA-binding transcription factor activity, RNA polymerase II-specific [Evidence IEA];~go_function: GO:0003677 - DNA binding [Evidence IEA];~go_function: GO:0008270 - zinc ion binding [Evidence IEA];~go_process: GO:0006351 - transcription, DNA-templated [Evidence IEA];~go_process: GO:0006355 - regulation of transcription, DNA-templated [Evidence IEA]) produces MEEKLNPEPISDGPRTNPSSKAQGTNADNATSSKRRCVSTACIACRRRKSKCDGNLPSCAACSSVYHTACVYDPNSDHRRKGVYKKDTDTLRTKNSTLLTLIQAILNYEEEDAFDLVRQIRSCENLEDVAQSLLNQEKKALATPADPEDENLNQVDQFESELAGKMSNLVLDGSRKFIGGTSNLIFLPPGSELNEFNPGLDSGGDSEGSVTQWTRVTDDSRLINHLMTMYFTWHYPFFTTLSKELFYRDYIRGVSSQYCSSLLVNTMLALGCHFSSWPGAREDPDNSATAGNHFFREAKRLVHENDELANSKLCTVQALALISVREAGCGREGKGWVYSGMSFRMALDLGLNLESSNLVTRDLSEEETDARRITFWGCFLVDKCWSNYLGRQPQFTTSNTSAANLYIIPNEESTLWSPYTDTGASREYVQPSRTRAVAVQISELCRISGDLLVSFYDLTPTEKPTSKQMELKRLSEIHTRLEAWKKGLPKELEPREGQLPQALLMHMFFQLLLIHLYRPFLKYNKSTSPLPQHVSPRKLCTQAAAAISKLLRLYKRTYGLKQICNIAVYIAHTALTIHLLNIPEKNAQRDVIHGLKHLEEMGEFWLCARRTLRILDISANKWQIQLPREAVIIFEQTHARWGSWGSWDQAASPSTTEESPPVVDAQPLFSTANLSPTPVQALGNHVANPIIQPSPIVAGPVNSQFPPTHSAPLSVSDMRSAQRSLSAQLARNESRQPEPTYLRPVSINYNVAHSGQIAPQEAWYNTNEAHLRSFAAANNMSAASAASPLTTFDASENLVEESQDWWSRDVNSLHLGAEDWTQGWNNSMPATSPDWRYEDNMQNIPSTAAPDANSRPPQPAAILATMPPNMPRPNQNSNGPGTNNNQNNIVFPGNFQQ; encoded by the exons ATAATGCCACTTCGTCAAAACGACGTTGTGTCAGCACAGCATGTATCGCATGCCGTAGGCGAAAGTCCAAG TGCGATGGAAACCTTCCTAGCTGCGCCGCCTGTTCCTCCGTCTATCATACAGCTT GTGTTTATGATCCCAATTCCGATCATCGTCGAAAAGGAGTTTACAAGAAGGATACCGATACATTGAGAACCAAAAACTCAACCTTGTTAACTCTAATTCAGGCCATACTCAAttatgaggaagaagacgcctTTGATCTAGTTCGGCAGATCAGGTCGTGCGAGAACCTAGAAGATGTGGCACAGTCTCTCTTAAATCAAGAGAAAAAAGCCCTGGCAACGCCTGCAGACCCTGAAGATGAGAACCTCAACCAGGTGGATCAATTTGAGTCTGAATTGGCCGGAAAGATGAGCAATCTCGTCCTCGACGGATCTCGCAAATTCATCGGGGGAACGTCTAATCTCATCTTTCTACCCCCTGGGTCAGAGCTCAATGAGTTTAACCCCGGCTTGGATAGCGGTGGGGATTCCGAGGGTTCCGTCACGCAATGGACGAGGGTTACTGATGATTCCCGGCTCATTAACCACTTAATGACAATGTACTTCACGTGGCATTATCCCTTTTTCACCACGCTTTCCAAGGAACTCTTCTACCGTGACTACATCCGTGGGGTATCGAGTCAATATTGCTCGTCACTACTAGTTAACACCATGCTGGCTTTAGGATGCCATTTCAGCTCCTGGCCAGGAGCTCGTGAGGATCCCGACAACTCTGCCACAGCCGGAAACCATTTCTTCAGAGAGGCGAAGAGATTGGTCCATGAGAATGACGAACTTGCCAATTCAAAGCTATGCACGGTTCAGGCCCTAGCTCTCATATCCGTACGAGAGGCCGGGTGCGGTCGTGAAGGAAAAGGTTGGGTTTATAGCGGAATGAGTTTCCGCATGGCGCTTGACTTGGGCTTGAACCTTGAATCTTCAAATCTTGTGACACGCGACCtcagcgaggaagaaaccGATGCGCGGCGCATTACTTTTTGGGGTTGTTTTCTTGTTGACAA ATGCTGGTCTAACTATCTTGGCCGTCAACCTCAATTCACAACATCCAACACGAGTGCCGCGAATTTGTATATCATCCCCAATGAAGAATCAACATTATGGTCTCCTTACACCGATACGGGCGCTAGTCGTGAATACGTGCAGCCTTCGCGAACAAGAGCAGTCGCCGTTCAAATCTCCGAGCTGTGTAGAATTAGTGGGGATTTATTAGTGTCTTTCTATGACCTCACTCCCACAGAAAAGCCGACGTCCAAGCAAATGGAGCTGAAAAGGCTGAGCGAGATTCATACGCGTTTAGAAGCTTGGAAGAAAGGGTTACCGAAGGAGCTTGAACCACGAGAAGGCCAGTTACCACAGGCGCTACTCATGCA CATGTttttccagctcctcctcattCACCTTTACCGCCCGTTCCTCAAATACAACAAATCGACATCACCGCTTCCTCAACATGTTTCTCCGCGGAAGCTTTGCACGCAGGCTGCTGCGGCCATCTCGAAACTACTTCGTCTTTATAAACGTACATATGGCTTGAAACAAATTTGCAACATTGCAGTTTATATAGCACACACAGCCTTAACAATCCACCTTCTTAATATACCCGAGAAGAATGCCCAGAGAGATGTTATACACGGCTTAAAGCATCTCGAGGAAATGGGGGAGTTTTGGCTGTGTGCTCGGCGGACACTGCGAATCCTGGACATATCCGCCAATAAGTGGCAGATCCAATTACCCAGAGAGGCTGTTATCATTTTTGAACAAACACATGCGCGATGGGGTTCGTGGGGCTCTTGGGACCAGGCTGCGTCGCCCTCAACCACCGAGGAGTCACCGCCAGTTGTCGATGCCCAACCTCTATTTTCGACCGCCAATCTTTCCCCAACCCCTGTGCAGGCCTTAGGCAATCATGTTGCCAATCCTATCATCCAGCCATCACCAATTGTAGCAGGGCCTGTTAATTCTCAATTTCCACCGACACACTCGGCTCCTCTCTCGGTATCGGACATGCGTTCAGCCCAACGATCGTTGAGTGCCCAGCTCGCAAGAAACGAATCTCGCCAACCTGAACCCACTTATCTTCGACCAGTTTCGATCAACTATAATGTCGCCCACTCTGGTCAAATCGCGCCACAAGAAGCGTGGTACAATACAAATGAAGCGCATTTACGCTCCTTTGCTGCGGCCAACAATATGTCTGCCGCCTCTGCCGCCTCTCCTCTAACTACCTTTGATGCGTCAGAGAACCTGGTTGAAGAAAGTCAGGACTGGTGGTCTCGCGATGTAAATTCACTACACCTGGGAGCCGAGGACTGGACTCAGGGTTGGAATAACAGTATGCCAGCCACATCGCCAGACTGGCGCTACGAGGACAATATGCAAAACATTCCGTCTACGGCAGCGCCTGATGCTAATTCCAGGCCTCCACAGCCGGCGGCGATCCTAGCCACAATGCCTCCTAACATGCCCAGGCCGAATCAGAATTCTAACGGTCCTggcaccaacaacaaccagaaTAATATTGTCTTTCCCGGAAATTTTCAGCAATAG
- a CDS encoding serine/threonine-protein phosphatase (COG:G,T;~EggNog:ENOG410PHPW;~InterPro:IPR004843,IPR006186;~PFAM:PF00149;~go_function: GO:0016787 - hydrolase activity [Evidence IEA]): protein MSDLDRAIAQLRACRLIPEAQVRELCYKARELLIEEGNVVCVDAPVTICGDIHGQFHDLMELFRVGGDVPDTNYLFMGDFVDRGFYSLESFLLLLCLKVRYPDRITLIRGNHESRQITTVYGFYDECIRKYGSANVWRYCCEVFDYLALGALVLGASSELEPSGPVYHDATQSTLSAPDDSELETEVLNSKGDVTMSTYRPRQRTSLDNGHTTPTKDQTPIRSGAPGTGASGSGSGSYGNRTGAVLCVHGGLSPLIDTVDKIRLIDRKQEVPHEGAMCDLLWSDPDEIDGWGLSPRGAGFLFGSDIVKQFNYKNDLSLIARAHQLVMEGYKEMFDGGIVTVWSAPNYCYRCGNVAAILELGEDTSNGGTVTRSNGDYGRSNGILTSAVDKPSLRSPGRRYRVFEAAAQDTRGMPAKKPVADYFL, encoded by the exons ATGAGTGATCTTGATAG GGCGATCGCCCAACTGCGCGCCTGTCGCTTAATCCCCGAGGCCCAAGTCCGTGAGCTCTGCTACAAAGCGCGAGAACTTCTAATAGAAGAAGGAAATGTGGTTTGCGTTGATGCACCAGTCACGATATGCGGGGACATCCATGGCCAATTTCACGATCTGATGGAGCTTTTCCGCGTGGGCGGAGACGTTCCTGACACAAATTACCTATTTATGGGCGACTTCGTCGACCGCGGTTTCTACTCGCTTGAGTCATTTCTTCTCTTACTCTGTCTTAAAGTCCGTTATCCAGACCGCATCACCTTGATCCGCGGGAACCATGAATCCAGACAGATCACAACAGTCTACGGGTTTTACGACGAGTGTATTCGCAAGTATGGAAGTGCCAACGTATGGAGGTATTGCTGTGAGGTGTTTGACTATCTCGCACTGGGAGCCTTGGTTCTTGGGGCTAGTTCGGAGTTGGAGCCGTCAGGGCCAGTTTATCATGACGCTACTCAATCCACACTGTCGGCCCCCGACGATAGCGAACTTGAGACTGAGGTGCTGAACTCTAAGGGCGACGTCACCATGAGCACTTATAGGCCAAGGCAAAGGACCTCGTTAGACAATGGCcacacaacaccaaccaaaGATCAGACGCCCATAAGGTCCGGCGCTCCTGGAACAGGGGCCTCTGGCAGTGGATCCGGCAGTTATGGCAACAGGACAGGAGCGGTGCTCTGTGTCCATGGCGGACTTTCGCCGCTCATTGATACTGTCGATAAGATACGTCTCATTGACAGGAAACAAGAAGTCCCCCACGAAGGCGCCATGTGCGACCTCCTTTGGTCAGATCCCGACGAAATCGACGGTTGGGGTCTGAGCCCTCGCGGTGCTGGCTTCTTATTCGGATCTGATATTGTGAAACAATTTAACTACAAGAATGACCTCTCCCTCATTGCTCGTGCTCATCAACTTGTTATGGAAGGCTACAAAGAGATGTTTGACGGCGGGATCGTCACTGTCTGGTCAGCCCCCAATTATTGTTACCGATGCGGAAATGTCGCCGCCATCCTGGAGCTAGGCGAGGATACCAGTAACGGCGGTACGGTTACTCGAAGTAACGGAGATTACGGAAGAAGCAACGGTATCTTAACCAGTGCCGTGGACAAGCCATCTCTACGTAGCCCTGGAAGGAGATACCGTGTTTTCGAGGCGGCTGCGCAAGATACAAGAGGCATGCCTGCGAAGAAGCCAGTTGCTGATTATTTTCTG TGA